Part of the Methanobacteriaceae archaeon genome is shown below.
ATTATTGTCACGAATATTGACACTGTTTTCATAGTTACCTCATTAAACAAAGATTTTAACTTAAGAAGGATAGAACGATACATTGCTATCGCCAATGAAAACAAAGTAGAGCCCGTAGTGGTTCTAAGTAAATTAGATCTTTTCAAAGATGTTGATCAGAAAATAAGAGATGTTCAAGAGATTGCACCTAATACAAAGGTTGTTGCTATTAGTTCTACAGAGAATAAAGGCATAGATCAACTATCACCTTATCTTAAAGATGGTAAAACAGTGACACTTTTAGGATCCTCAGGTGTGGGCAAATCTACACTTATCAATATTCTTGAAGGTTATGAAAGACAAAATGTCGGTGAAATCAGGGAAAAGGACAGCAGAGGAAGGCATGTCACAACTGAAAGAGAAATGATCCTTTTAGAAAACGGCGGCTTAATTATAGACAATCCCGGAATGAGGGAACTGCAGTTATGGGATGCTGGAGAAGGATTGATTGATCTTTTCAGTGATATTGTAGAACTTGAGATGCAGTGTAAATTTTCTGATTGCTTGCATGAAACCGAACCTGGTTGTGCCGTCAAAAAAGCAATAAGAGACGGAACACTGTCAAATAAAAGGCTGGAAAGTTACAGAAAATTACAAAGAGAAATACTGGCTGTTGAAAGGAAAAAGAACCCTAAAATTGCAGAAAAAAAGAAATGGAAAGATATAAAAAAAATGGCCAAAGAGATTAAAAAAACTAGGAAATGAAATGATGACTCAAAGTATTTTTATGCCCTAATGGAATCCAGCACACCATAATCTTCAGGATAAAATGGGATACAATCCCGGATTCCTCACAACATGGCTATTTCTAAACCCATTCTGCATTTTAACCATATTCTATGCCTGGAAATTCAACATCTTAACCCATGGAATGGATTCTGGCCTTTATCGTGGGTGGGGCCTATATTTTGATACTTATGTTGAATACGACTAGGTTAAGAAGGGAGAAAAGTTCTTCTTAAGGTAACAAGCCAACTAGAGTAGTGAATGTTCAGAAAAAAGACTCAAAGAGAATATATTATCAAATCTAATGAATCCGCGACAAACATTAACACTAACTAATCAAAAAATCAGATATTATGTTTAAAAAAATTTAATACTCATTAACAGGTATACTTTTTCATTCCATTATTTTATATCAATGATTAATAAGTAAATAGTAGGGGGAAGTTCCTTGTTATCAGATGATTTTAAAGAAATATTAGATCAATATCCCATAGAGAAGAAAAAAGATATTAAAGACAATCCTTTTGCTTTTAAAATGCGTAAAGATTTTTTAAATGATTTTAGAAATTTTTTAAACCCAATATTGGATCTTGATAAATATAAAATAAAGATATCTCATGGACTGGGTAAATGGGTTGAAACACCATGGGCAGGGATTACAGAGTTCGATAGCTTCAAAGAGGGACTTAATATAGGGTTTACTTTTTTTACCGACAAAAAATTTGTTGCATTACATATTATACAGGGACACAGTAAAATCTCAAATTCAACATTTAGTGATAGAAACAAGGTTCTAGTTGAGATAATCAATCAACATAAAGATTTTGCGAAATTAGAAAGACAAAGTTTTTCAGTTGATAATCCTTTAAACACCGAAGATAGCGGTGTCGTTATAGAGAAATATTATGGATATAATGAACTTAATGATGATGACTTAAAAAAAGATTTGGAATTACTTTTAGAAGTTTATCAAGAATTAAGTCCGAAATATGAAGAAATGATGGGTGGAAAAACAGGTTTTCATAATTTAAATTCGGTTTTGAAATATACAAGTAATATCTCTAATGACCCCAATTTACATGATGGTTCTTATGAATTAGTAAATAAAACAGTCGAGTTTATCGCTAAGGTAAATCCGTCCAAACTTAACGTAAAAGATATGGATTTATTGTATTTAATGACTGTAGGAACATGGACGTGCGGATGGAACTGTAAGGAACTTAGAATTGAAAACAGTAATCTTAAAGAAGACGATAAAATGTCCTTGATTGAAATTTTAAATTCAATCCATGGGAAATTGGAAAACGGAGAATACAATAATTCACAAGATCATGTGGGAATGTTTGGAACTGGATTTAAGACTTTTAAAGGAAAACTGGATGTCGAGGATGCCAGAAAATTTTTAAGTCTGTGTGTAGAACTTCAAGAAACTGATGATGATGAATTAATGTACAAAGAAGCTGAAAAAGTTTTAAGTGGAGGAATTAAAGGTTTAGGTGTTGGCACCGTTTCACAAATTTTGCATTGTTTAAAACCATTCACATTCCCCATAATCAATGGTGCTATGAAAAAAGGCACAACTGTCTATTTTAACTTAGGAATTGAATTAAAAAAGCCTGTCTCAGAAACTAATTATATTGAAAATTCGAAACGAATTAAAAAATTTAAAGATAGTAATTATGGTTTTGTTAAGAATTATCGGGCGTTTGATCTTTTAAATTTTGATAACATTAATGATTTGAAAAACAGCAAAAATGTTTGGTTATTAAGTCCTGGTGAAAACGCAGTTTATTGGGATGAATTTAAAGAAAATAACATAATAACTATCGGTTGGGGAGATTTAGGAGATTTAAACAAATTTGGAGAAGACAAAGAAAAAATTTTAAATGCTCTGGAAAAAAAATATCCCAAGAAAAAAGAAACATACAATGCTTCAAATTCGAATAAAACATCTAAACAAACAAATAACGCAAGAGCTCTTTTAGATTTTTCAAAAGAAATGAAAATAGGAGATTTTGTTTTTATTAAAAAAGGCATAACCACACTTCTAGGTGTAGGGGTTGTAACATCTGATTATAAGTTTTCAGAAGAACCTAAAATTCCAGGAACTGACTATAAAAATTTTCGTGATGTTAAATGGTTGAAAACTGGGGAATTTGATGTTTCACATGCATTTAAATTGGTACTAAAAACTTTAACCAATATTACAAGCTATACTTCTGGGGCCTTTGAAGGATTGCTTTATTATCAGGCTTTAGGAAAATTAATGGATTTTTCAATTGATAATTATGTTAACACCACTATAGAACTTGAAGATGATGATAATAAAGATATTAAATACCGTAAAGAAGATTTTCTACAAGATGTGGTATTTCTAGAAAAAAACTACAATCAATTAGTCAATCTCATAAAAAGAAAGAAAAACATTATTCTTCAAGGTCCTCCAGGTGTTGGGAAGAGTTTTATAGCAAAAAAATTAGCTTATTCCATCATGGGATGTAAGGATGAAACCCGCGTTCAATTCATCCAATTCCATCAAAGCTATTCTTATGAAGATTTTATTCAAGGTTTTCGCCCTCGTGAAGATGGATTTTATTTAAAAAACGGAATTTTCTACAATTTCTGCAGAAAAGCACAAGATGATCAAAATAATGATTATTATTTCATCATTGATGAAATCAACCGGGGAAATATAAGTAAAATCTTTGGTGAACTAATGATGCTCATTGAAGAAGATAAAAGAGGAGAGGAGTTTGCAATGCATTTAACCTACTCTGATAAGGATGAACCTAAATTTTTTATTCCTAACAATGTGTATGTCATTGGAATGATGAATACTGCAGATAGAAGTTTGGCTATGATAGATTATGCTTTAAGAAGAAGATTTGTTTTCTACTCTGTCAATCCACTCTTTGAAGAGGATAATCTATTTAAAAATCATTTGATTAATCTAGGGCTTGAAGAAGAACTAGCTAAAAATATTATATCTCGTTTCAAAACATTAAATCAGAAAATTTCCGAAGATGATAGTTTGGGAGATGGTTTTAAAATTGGCCATAGCTATTTCTGCGGAAAAGGACACGTAAATGATCATAAGTCTGAAGATGATGAAAATTGGTATAGTTCTATAATAAATTATGAGATAGACCCTCTTTTAAAGGAATATTGGTTTGATGATTTAGAAACTGCTCAAGAAGAAATTGATAAACTAAAAATTAATTGATTTTAATGATAATCGAAAGTGGATCAAATAAAAACAGATGGGATGAATTTCAGCCAGATGGAGACATAGTTTCCAGTAAAAATGAGATTCCTATTAAAAATATTTATTATATGCTTAGTTATTCTTATAAAAACCTTAAAATCGATAATAATATTAAAAAAGAGTCTGAACGCTTTGAAAACATATATGAACTCTTATCTCGGGTTTTAATTTCTGGTGCAAATAATCTGATAAAAAGAGGATTTTGTAAAGAGTACCTAACAAAAGATGAAGATACAAACAATATACGCGGGAAAATCAACATAACTAAAACTATAAAAAGACAAACACACACCTATAAAAGATTAAACTGTCTTTACGATGAGTTTAGTGAGGATGTTTTATTTAATTCTATTATAAAAACCACGATTAATAATTTAATCATAATTAAAGATTTAAATAAGGAATTGAAAGGTGAATTAAACAAATTAACTCTATTTTTCGATTCTGTAACCTCAATTGATTTAAACAAACGTGTTTTTGGTTTAATTTTATGGAATAGGAATAATCAACATTATAAGTTACTAATAAATATATGTGAATTGATCTTTAAATTAGAACTTCCTGATGAATCTAAAGATGGAGAAATCCATTTTAAGAACTTCATAAAAAGACATGAGAAAGAAATGGCTAACCTTTTCGAGAATTTTGTATTTAATTACTATAAAAAAGAATTTAAGGATTTAAAAGTTCGTAAATCCCACATAAATTGGTATTTAGATAGTGAATATGAAAATAATTCTAAAAACAACTTACTCCCTACTATGAGAACAGATATTGTTTTAGAAAACAAAGATCTAGAACCTACCAATCCTAAACAGCTTATAATTGATACTAAATTTTACTCAAATATTTTATCTACTTTTCATGAAAAATCTTCCTTAAACTCTGGAAATCTTTATCAAATCTATTCTTATGTAAATAACAGCTTATTTCCTGGTGAAATTAGGGGAATGTTACTTTATGCTGCTCTTGGAGAAGAAATTGATTTAGAGTATAAAATAGGAGAACATATTATATATATAAAAACTCTTAATCTAAATCAAGATTGGGGTGGAATAGATAAAAGATTGAAAGAGATAGCGAATTTAATAGCTTAATAGTTAGCCCCTAATCTGATAGAATTAGATTTCTTTTTGATGATATAAGAAAAGTATTACTGTAAATATACGAGTTAAATAGAAATATAAAAAATAAATTGAATGTGCTATTTTTTTTCTTATCACTGGTTTTTTTTCTCGTGGTTCAAATTTGCATTTGCAACGCATTTTGATTCATCTTTCTCTCCATAAACTTCACTTGCAGAAAAAAAGAAATGGAAAGATATAAAAAAAATGGCCAAAGAGATTAAAAAAACTAGGAAATGAAATGATTGTATTGAATATCCTATCTTTTCTGCTCATTTTAGATTGATCATATCACTACTGCTGGCAATTATAATTTTTTTCCAGATAAACCATGTCCATAAGTTGTACTCCCTCTTCAAACATGGGATGATCATAGTTATCAGTGAAAAAATTCTTGATAACATGTGATTTCTCAAATCCGCAACTTTCATAAAATGACAATATTGAAGGGACATCACCTGTTCCGACTAACATTGTTTTATAGTTGTTTTTATAAAAATCAGAGACGAATTTTATCATGGCCTTGGCATATCCTTTACCTTGATATTTTTCATATGTTGCTATGTTTTTCAATTCACAGGTTTCTCTGTCTATGGCCACAACAACACAAACAGTCTTCAAGTCATCATCAAATAATGCAAACATGTCGCCATTTGCCAAATACCTGTCAATCATATTCTCTTGCTCGTCGGCTAATAGTAACAAGTCAAGGTATTGTTTCTTGTTATCAGTAATCTTTTCTACTCTCATTTTTTTCTCCTTTCAATAAAATGTTACATTAAAAGTTACTCTTTCCTAACAATTAATAAACAACCATAAGGCAAAATATAGTCAGTACATCTATTTATAAAGCATTTCAATATTACTTGCTCTTTTATAATATCCAAAATTAATTTAATGATATCTATATCAATATAAGTAAAAGTTAGATGATGGAATATACATCTACCATGTGATTTAGCGTGGTTTTGGATTTTTAGGCCTGAAATTGAACTTCGTAAATTCCGGTTTAGCGAAGATGTTTTGAATTCAATTTAAATACATAGAACTATAAGAAAAAATAGAATTTAATGAAATATAAAAATGATAAATAGTTTTAACCATGTAGACTTTCTCTTTTAATAAGTTCAAAAAAATCTATGCATTGGAAAGGTACATTATTATCAATATCTTCTGATTCTTTACTATTAATTTTGCAATAAGCTCCTAACTTAGAGCAAATAGTAGGAATTTTATAATTATGTTCTTCAGTAGCATTGAGATTCCAGTCTTCTTGGGTGACAAGTACTATGTTATATGCCATTGCAAATGCTATTAATTGAGGATCTGCCCAAGGTTTATCTTCTTCTGTATTTTTTTCATACCACACTGGAAACTTGGATGAAAGTATATTGGCTGAATTTACTACATTATCATCAAGTTTTTTGAAAATTATATCATTTTCTTCAGGCCAATCCAGCAGTGCTCTTTTAGGATGATTATTCATCTCAGTTTTGACTAATGGAGCTGAAATGATGGCTTCATGAAGTATTAAATCATCAAAATTTTTCCAATGAATAGGAAACGAGTCTTTTTCATATGTATCATATTTTGTTCTTCTTAGAATCACATTAGTATCGACAACATATTTCCATTTCATTAGAACTCCTCCTCATTAAACCGAGTTCTAATTTCATCAACTACTTCTAAAGGAACACCTAAAACCTCAACTAAATCGTCTTTAGATATTAACTGGTCATCATATGCTTTGATAATCGTTTTAGTGAAATAACTACCATTTTTATTTAAAACATTAGTAGCTTTTTGTTTATAAGACAATGCAGGATCTTTTGATTTTTCTTTCTCTTCAGATTCTTTTTTATCATTAGATAAATCTTTAGGTTTCTTGGAAGAGGAGATTCTTGTTTCTTTTCTGCTAATATAAGCATCCCATACTTCTTTTTTATTTTTATATTCTTTTTTGGAAATAAACTTCAAAGTCAGTAATCTTCTAATTATAACTTCTTTACTAACTCTGAAATGTTTAGAAAGAAAATTAATTTTATTATCATCAATTGTTGAGTTTTCACTACTAATAATAAGATTACTTAAAATTTTGGAGGGTACTAAAATTTCAGCAGCAATTTTATTGCAATAAATTTCATCAGGATTTTCTAAATAATATTTATTAAAATTACTTAAACCTTCTTTTTTACTGATTATGTGAGCTAATTCATGAAATAATGTAAATTTTTTACCATTTACATATTCTTTTCCATTAATTCCAATGATTGGAAGTTTATCATGATATAAAGCATAACCCCTAATGTCATCAGGCTCTATTTTGTAAAATTGAAAAACTAATATTCCTAAATTTTCAACTTCTTTAATCCAATGGTTCAAATCCCTTCTTTTCATGTTTGCAGAATTCATGCCTATTTCATTTCTTATAAAATATCCTATTTCAACAGGATCTTTTATATTAATATCTGATAAAGCAAATTTGGGGATTTGATAATCATTTGACTCTTCTTCTAAATGCAATAATTTTTTACGTCTGACTTCCGCACTTCTAAGTTCAAAACTAATTTGGGGAGTAATTTTTACTTTTTTACCATCAAAAGTTCTAAAATCTTGGATAGGTTCCTTTTCAGCAGGTTTGTTAGTATTAAAAAATATCATAGGTGGTCTTTTATAATGTTTAGCGAGATTCACCAAATCATCATATTCGATTTTACCTGTGTTTTCCCATTCTATTATTTGATCGGAACTAACATTCATTTCTTCTGCAATTTTATCAATATCATAGTATGCTGTTTTCCTAGCCCAGACTAACCAATCATTATTTGCTTGAAGTTTTGCTGAGCTCATTTAATCCACATCCATTAATATTATAAAATTTTTAAATTTATCATAATTAATAATATATTTTACAAAAAGTGATATATAACTATTGAAAATGATAATGATTCTAAAACAATTAAAATCGCATATTTTAAATTTTCACTCTATAATATTTATTATAGAATATGCTATTATTTAGATAATAATGATTTTTATATAAATATTGAGGGAAACAATTGCAAAAACATAATTCGATTATAATATTATTTGCCTTAGGTTTAGGATTATTGTGTTTCAGTAATGTTAATTTTGATCATTTAATAACTACTGACTCAACAATTATTTCAGATGTTTTGTCAGCAAGTTTAGCTTTTATCGGTACAGTTATAGCACTGTTTTTTACTTTAATAGCACTACCTATTCAGAACATATTAGGACGATATTCTCAAGATTTGGTAAAAAAAATTACAGGTGATAAAAAACTTAGAGCTTATTTTATAGCTTCTTTAATGATATTTGGATTTAATTTATCTGTCTTTTTGTTTATAAAATCATATTTTGTCATTCCATTAACTGAAATTAAGATATATTTCATATCTTTTAGCTTTACTTTGACATTGCTTTATCTAATTTTATTATTTTTCTATATTAACCGAGTTTACCATCTTTTGGATATTAGAAATACTATAAAAGAAATTTCTAGCGATATTACGAGCATAATGAAAAAAGAAGAGGGTGCTGAAATTAATGATTCTATCGAACAGTCTGTAGATCTCATTTTGGATGTTACACAGAAAGCAATTCAAGAAAATCGTTTTGAAATAGTAGAAAGTGGTTTTAAAGAAATTAGAAATATTATATTAGAATATATTACTATCAATAATGGAGTATTAGGGAACTTTGGAGAAAAATTGTTTGATATAGTCAAAACCAATATAATTATTTCAATAAGCATGGTTTCAAATACAAGTCACCCTAAAATTATAAAATCCATTTCTACTTGTGTTGGAGATATTACACTAGATTCATTAGAAATTAAACGAATTAATAATATTGATGGTTATATTTTCACTGAAGAATGGATCCAAATAATAAAAAATATCCTTATAAGCCCAGAATTAGTTAAAGATACATCCAATATACCTGTAGAATTAATAAATAGGTTAGTTAAAATAGCTGGAAATAGCTTAGACTTAAAAGGATCTATAGGTCAGAAAATCATTGTAGGAAGAGTAATATCTGTTTTGATTGAAGTAAACAAAATTGCAACAATAGACATAGCGAATTTACGTGGAACTGTAATTGCACAAAAAGTAAATAATAGTATAACTTCCATTTTAAATTATATACTAGATAACTATGAAAAGATTGATGATCATAAGGAAATTTTCATAAAGAAGATAATAAACGAGCTTGGTGAAAATCTAAAAATTATTTTTACAGCCCAATCACCGATTGATAATATTGCTTTTTCTCCACTTACAATTGGTGAAAATAACTTTTCAAAATTGTCACAGAAAATACTTGAAATAACTATTAAAGACACGACATTTAATGGATTAATTATCATAAGTGATATTATAACTATTCTAAGTGAAAATATCAATATTACTATTCAAACAAAATATGATCTTGCAATTCAACTCTTAAAAACGAATTATACAATTGGGTTTCGTTTGATTAATTTCTTAGACAATATAAATAATGAAAATTTGAAAAATAGAACTTCTAAATTAATTTCTAACTTATTAACAGTTTTATTTAATAATATGGAAATTTATTTAAATTCTTCTGAAGACAGGATTTATGAAGTAATAGATTTATATTTCTCTTTTATTGGAATAATTTTTGTTAAAGATAGTGATCAATATCTTTCTGAAATTATTCAAGATAATATCTCAAAAACTATAGAATTGTTATCGGATATTCCAGACAAATCTTTGTTAGAACCTTATATTAGGCTTATGGGTGTTTGGATTTTAAAATTTAATCCTGATGACGTTTCTAATCTTGAAAAAATAAAAAATGAAACCATAAAACAAAGCGAATTATTAAAAAATATGTCAGAAAGAGATTTAATTATAATTGGAGGCATAATAGGAATAGCATATCCTGATATGGTAAAAAATAAGGATATTGACCGACCAGACATATCTTATTCGGAAGATAGTCATGATCTGAAGGATTTAGATATTATTAATCAAAAATTATTTAATGAAGAAGATATAGAGAAATTTGAAAATTATTTAGATAACTAAATAAAATTATTTCAAAAAAAAAAATCTTGAAAATAAAAATCTCACTACGTTTTTGAAAATATTGTATTTATAAAATAAAGATTAAATTTATAGATCCTCAACATCAATCCCCAAATCATTCAATCGGCCACGAATATCATCAGATAAATCCCATTCTTTCTTTTCTCTGAGTTTCTGGCGAACATCCTTAATAATATCAAGTAATTCTCCAGAAATATCTCCATCATTAGACTTAACGGCCAAATCAAAGCCCATAATTTCCCCGAATTCATTGAAGAATGAAATTATATCTTTCAATACTTTTTCTGAAGGCCTTTTATCATCAAGGGCCTTATTCAATTCCTTAACAAAATTAAATATATTTGATAAAGCTTCAGGTGTATTAAAGTCATTGTCCATGGATTCCAGGAATTTAGTCTGATATTCTTCTAACAACCCAATAAAATACTCATCATCATTACCAGCAGAACTACCCAATAATTCATTAATCCTTTCCACCGTCTTTTGAATTCTCTTCAAACTCTTAGCGGCCTGTTCCAGCGTCTTCTCACTGAAATCAATAGGACTCCTATAATGAGTAGATAATACAAAGAATCTGAATACCTGGGGATCGTGGTCCTCCAGTAAATCCCGGATGGTGATGAAGTTCCCCAGTGATTTAGACATCTTCTCCCCAGAAACATTTAAAAAGCCAGTGTGCATCCAGTATCTGACCATGGGGCTTTTACCAGAGGCAGCTTCCATCTGAGCTATCTCGGCCTCGTGGTGAGGAAATATTAAATCCAGGCCTCCCCCGTGGATATCGTACTGTGGCCCGAAGTATTCTTCGGTAATGGCCGTATCCTCAATGTGCCAGCCCGGTCTCCCAGTTCCCCAGGGTGAATCCCATAGTGGTTCTTCATCTCGCTTTTTCCACAAGGCGAAATCTCCCGGGTTCTTCTTGGTTTGATCAATATTCACCCGGTGAACATTTAAATCCTCTAAATTACGCCTGGAAAGTTTCCCAAAGTTTTCAAATTTATCCTCATCAAAGTAAACTCCAGTGGAAGTTTCATAAGCAAAGCCCTTTTTAATAAGGGTTTCAATTTGAGTTATGATCTCTTGAACATGATCTGTGGCCCGGGCAAATAAATTAACTCCATTTACTCCTAGGGCTTCCATATCTTCCTGGTATCTCTTTTCAAACTTACGAGCTAATACTTTCGTGTCAGCATCTACCTCAGCAGACCTATTAATAATCTTATCATCAATATCAGTCACATTCTGGAGGTAGAATACAGAATATCCCTTATATTCCAGGTACCGTTTTATCATATCAAAGGAGATGTAGGTACGGCCATGGCCAATATGGGCATCGTCATAGACAGTGGGTCCGCATACAAACAGTTTTACCCGTTGATCGTTCATCGGCTTAAACTCTTCTTTTTCACGGCTCATGGTGTTGTAAATTTTCATTTTTCCCACTCTCTCGATATAAATGATATACTCACTCTTTTAATTAATATAAAATTAGTTTTTAATTATTTAAATATAAAAAAGGCCAAGATTGGGATTTGAACCCAAGTATCATGGTTTGCAGCCATGCACCTCGCCTCTCGGTCATCTTGGCATAATTATCAGATAATACAATTAATTATCTAATGTTAATTATGAATCTCCTACCAAAAATTCTTTTCAGTTGGAATCCAACAAACTAAAGTTAACTATTGTTATATAAATAGTTTTTGATGAAGAATTACAAACCAGATAAGCAAAACATTTATAAATAGAAATAACATAACAATTGTTATAATAGTAAATCTTACTAAATAAAAAAATATAATCCGAGGGATAAAATGACAGGAAAACGGAAATACGGACCTCAAACAATAGAATTACACACTGGACAGGAGACCGCAGATCCTGCTACTGGAGCTAGAGCAGTACCCATATATCAAACTTCATCCTATGTCTTTGAAAATACAGAACATGCTGCTAACTTATTTGCTCTGAAGGAATTTGGGAATATATATAGTAGAATAATGAACCCTACCAATGATGCTTTTGAAAAAAGGATTGCAGCAGTAGAAGGAGGTAATGCAGCATTATCTGTTTCATCAGGAATGGCCGCCATAACTCTGGCCTTGTTAAATATCACTCAGTTAGGTGACGAGATAGTATCTGCCAATAACCTTTATGGAGGAACTTATCAGTTATTTAATTACACTTTCCCCAAATTAGGAAGAAAAGTTAAATTTGTAGATTCCACCAAGCCAGAAGAATTTAAAGAAGCAATTACTCCCAAAACCAGAGCTATTTACGCAGAATCCATTGGTAATCCTAAATTGGACATACCCGACTTTGAAAAATTAGCTGAAATTGCTCATGAAGCAGATATTCCACTGGTGGTGGATAATACCACGGGAGTAGGCCTGGTAAGGCCCATAGAACATGGAGCAGATATTACTGTGCTTTCGGCCACTAAATTTATCGGAGGCCACGGCACTTCCATCGGCGGAGTAATAGTAGATTCCGGTAAATTTAACTGGGGAAATGGCAAATTTCCAGAATTTACCCAACCAGATCCCAGTTATCACGGACTTAAATTTTGGGAAACCTTTAGAGATATTCCCGAAGCAGGAAACATCGCTTACATCACCAAGGCCCGTGTACAACTTTTGAGAGATCTGGGAGCTGC
Proteins encoded:
- a CDS encoding 5-methylcytosine-specific restriction endonuclease system specificity protein McrC (McrC protein together with McrB forms the McrBC restriction system; recognizes N4- and C5-methylcytosine (and 5-hydroxy-methylcytosines); appears to act against 5-methylcytosine preceded by a purine residue; MrcC modulates the specificty of McrB and has DNA cleavage activity), translating into MIIESGSNKNRWDEFQPDGDIVSSKNEIPIKNIYYMLSYSYKNLKIDNNIKKESERFENIYELLSRVLISGANNLIKRGFCKEYLTKDEDTNNIRGKINITKTIKRQTHTYKRLNCLYDEFSEDVLFNSIIKTTINNLIIIKDLNKELKGELNKLTLFFDSVTSIDLNKRVFGLILWNRNNQHYKLLINICELIFKLELPDESKDGEIHFKNFIKRHEKEMANLFENFVFNYYKKEFKDLKVRKSHINWYLDSEYENNSKNNLLPTMRTDIVLENKDLEPTNPKQLIIDTKFYSNILSTFHEKSSLNSGNLYQIYSYVNNSLFPGEIRGMLLYAALGEEIDLEYKIGEHIIYIKTLNLNQDWGGIDKRLKEIANLIA
- a CDS encoding DUF3578 domain-containing protein codes for the protein MLSDDFKEILDQYPIEKKKDIKDNPFAFKMRKDFLNDFRNFLNPILDLDKYKIKISHGLGKWVETPWAGITEFDSFKEGLNIGFTFFTDKKFVALHIIQGHSKISNSTFSDRNKVLVEIINQHKDFAKLERQSFSVDNPLNTEDSGVVIEKYYGYNELNDDDLKKDLELLLEVYQELSPKYEEMMGGKTGFHNLNSVLKYTSNISNDPNLHDGSYELVNKTVEFIAKVNPSKLNVKDMDLLYLMTVGTWTCGWNCKELRIENSNLKEDDKMSLIEILNSIHGKLENGEYNNSQDHVGMFGTGFKTFKGKLDVEDARKFLSLCVELQETDDDELMYKEAEKVLSGGIKGLGVGTVSQILHCLKPFTFPIINGAMKKGTTVYFNLGIELKKPVSETNYIENSKRIKKFKDSNYGFVKNYRAFDLLNFDNINDLKNSKNVWLLSPGENAVYWDEFKENNIITIGWGDLGDLNKFGEDKEKILNALEKKYPKKKETYNASNSNKTSKQTNNARALLDFSKEMKIGDFVFIKKGITTLLGVGVVTSDYKFSEEPKIPGTDYKNFRDVKWLKTGEFDVSHAFKLVLKTLTNITSYTSGAFEGLLYYQALGKLMDFSIDNYVNTTIELEDDDNKDIKYRKEDFLQDVVFLEKNYNQLVNLIKRKKNIILQGPPGVGKSFIAKKLAYSIMGCKDETRVQFIQFHQSYSYEDFIQGFRPREDGFYLKNGIFYNFCRKAQDDQNNDYYFIIDEINRGNISKIFGELMMLIEEDKRGEEFAMHLTYSDKDEPKFFIPNNVYVIGMMNTADRSLAMIDYALRRRFVFYSVNPLFEEDNLFKNHLINLGLEEELAKNIISRFKTLNQKISEDDSLGDGFKIGHSYFCGKGHVNDHKSEDDENWYSSIINYEIDPLLKEYWFDDLETAQEEIDKLKIN
- the rsgA gene encoding ribosome small subunit-dependent GTPase A, translated to MNNLLKKLGWDAFFGKHFKEYLELYEPARVSTVYKNGYKVYTKSEEVRARVSGNLHQNGELPAVGDWVVISKDDIGSAVIHVILPRKNKFSRKGAGNVTEEQIIVTNIDTVFIVTSLNKDFNLRRIERYIAIANENKVEPVVVLSKLDLFKDVDQKIRDVQEIAPNTKVVAISSTENKGIDQLSPYLKDGKTVTLLGSSGVGKSTLINILEGYERQNVGEIREKDSRGRHVTTEREMILLENGGLIIDNPGMRELQLWDAGEGLIDLFSDIVELEMQCKFSDCLHETEPGCAVKKAIRDGTLSNKRLESYRKLQREILAVERKKNPKIAEKKKWKDIKKMAKEIKKTRK
- a CDS encoding DUF4411 family protein is translated as MKWKYVVDTNVILRRTKYDTYEKDSFPIHWKNFDDLILHEAIISAPLVKTEMNNHPKRALLDWPEENDIIFKKLDDNVVNSANILSSKFPVWYEKNTEEDKPWADPQLIAFAMAYNIVLVTQEDWNLNATEEHNYKIPTICSKLGAYCKINSKESEDIDNNVPFQCIDFFELIKRESLHG
- a CDS encoding ImmA/IrrE family metallo-endopeptidase — its product is MSSAKLQANNDWLVWARKTAYYDIDKIAEEMNVSSDQIIEWENTGKIEYDDLVNLAKHYKRPPMIFFNTNKPAEKEPIQDFRTFDGKKVKITPQISFELRSAEVRRKKLLHLEEESNDYQIPKFALSDINIKDPVEIGYFIRNEIGMNSANMKRRDLNHWIKEVENLGILVFQFYKIEPDDIRGYALYHDKLPIIGINGKEYVNGKKFTLFHELAHIISKKEGLSNFNKYYLENPDEIYCNKIAAEILVPSKILSNLIISSENSTIDDNKINFLSKHFRVSKEVIIRRLLTLKFISKKEYKNKKEVWDAYISRKETRISSSKKPKDLSNDKKESEEKEKSKDPALSYKQKATNVLNKNGSYFTKTIIKAYDDQLISKDDLVEVLGVPLEVVDEIRTRFNEEEF
- a CDS encoding GNAT family N-acetyltransferase, producing the protein MRVEKITDNKKQYLDLLLLADEQENMIDRYLANGDMFALFDDDLKTVCVVVAIDRETCELKNIATYEKYQGKGYAKAMIKFVSDFYKNNYKTMLVGTGDVPSILSFYESCGFEKSHVIKNFFTDNYDHPMFEEGVQLMDMVYLEKNYNCQQ